A window from Chryseobacterium vaccae encodes these proteins:
- a CDS encoding rod shape-determining protein, translated as MSLFDMFTQEIAIDLGTANTLIIHNNKIVIDQPSIVAIERSTGRPIAVGEQAKHMQGKTHEDIKTIRPLKDGVIADFHASEHMIKEFIKKIPGIKGKFIQPALRIVICIPSGITEVEKRAVRDSAQKVNAKEVRLIYEPMAAAIGVGIDVQKPEGNMIIDIGGGTTEIAVVALGGIVCDKSVKIAGDVFTNDIAYYLRTHHNLYIGERTAERIKIEVGSAVEDLDVDIEDIPVQGRDLITGKPKEIMVGYKEIARALDKSIIRIEDAVMETLSLTPPELAADIYKTGIYLAGGGALLRGLADRLHKKTGLPVFVAEDPLRAVVRGTGIALKNMDKFNFLIK; from the coding sequence GTACTGCCAATACCCTTATCATCCATAATAATAAAATTGTTATAGATCAGCCGTCAATTGTCGCAATTGAACGTTCTACGGGTAGACCGATTGCTGTCGGGGAGCAGGCTAAACATATGCAGGGTAAAACTCACGAAGATATTAAGACTATTCGTCCGCTAAAGGATGGAGTTATTGCAGATTTCCATGCTTCGGAGCATATGATCAAAGAATTTATCAAAAAAATTCCTGGAATTAAAGGTAAATTCATTCAGCCGGCACTAAGAATTGTGATCTGTATTCCTTCTGGTATTACTGAAGTTGAAAAAAGAGCCGTAAGAGACTCGGCACAGAAAGTAAATGCAAAAGAAGTAAGGCTAATTTATGAACCAATGGCTGCTGCAATAGGAGTAGGAATTGATGTTCAGAAGCCTGAAGGAAATATGATCATCGATATAGGTGGAGGTACTACCGAGATTGCTGTAGTGGCTTTAGGAGGTATTGTATGTGATAAATCTGTGAAAATTGCAGGAGATGTATTTACCAACGATATTGCTTATTATTTAAGAACTCACCATAACCTTTACATCGGAGAAAGAACAGCAGAAAGAATCAAAATTGAAGTAGGTTCTGCGGTTGAAGATCTTGATGTGGATATTGAAGATATTCCGGTACAGGGAAGAGATCTTATCACAGGTAAGCCAAAAGAGATCATGGTGGGATACAAAGAAATTGCACGTGCATTGGATAAATCCATCATCAGAATTGAAGATGCCGTAATGGAAACACTTTCCCTTACACCGCCGGAACTGGCAGCTGATATCTATAAAACAGGTATTTATCTTGCTGGTGGAGGTGCATTATTGAGAGGTCTTGCAGACAGATTACACAAAAAGACCGGTCTTCCTGTTTTTGTAGCAGAAGATCCGTTGAGAGCTGTAGTACGCGGAACCGGTATCGCCCTTAAGAATATGGATAAATTCAATTTCTTAATTAAATAA
- the mreC gene encoding rod shape-determining protein MreC: protein MGFLLRLFSKNALFVFFIFLQIIALILIFSKNAMQRSWIAGQTAALNSWVSGYIDEGVSYLKLKQTNEDLVAQNKALMTELYGKEGAKNPMFRKVHDTLGGGQIYTFVDGEIVFNSINRRNNYFTINRGRRDGVFPQMGVMAPRGIAGIVINSTDSYALVQSVLSVNTIRINAALKNSGYFGTLTWNGDNSRVMHLADIPKYVALKIGDTVVTDGKSAIFPKGVTIGTIAGYSVDNKTGFWDISVELSEKMGALNKVYVVKNLKKAEVQKIQDTMQAVIKKEND, encoded by the coding sequence ATGGGATTTTTGCTGAGATTATTTTCGAAGAACGCTCTTTTTGTCTTCTTTATATTTCTGCAAATTATTGCTCTCATTTTGATATTCTCTAAAAACGCCATGCAGAGATCCTGGATTGCGGGCCAAACGGCTGCGCTGAATTCCTGGGTTTCCGGTTATATTGATGAAGGGGTTTCTTATCTGAAGCTGAAACAGACCAATGAGGATCTTGTAGCACAGAATAAAGCTCTGATGACCGAACTTTACGGTAAGGAAGGAGCAAAGAATCCCATGTTCAGAAAAGTTCATGATACTTTAGGTGGTGGACAGATCTATACTTTTGTTGATGGTGAAATTGTTTTCAACAGTATCAACAGAAGAAATAACTATTTTACAATTAATCGTGGCCGTAGAGACGGGGTTTTTCCTCAAATGGGGGTAATGGCTCCTAGGGGTATCGCGGGGATTGTGATCAATTCTACAGACAGTTATGCATTGGTTCAGTCTGTATTAAGTGTCAATACAATCAGAATTAATGCTGCCCTTAAAAATTCCGGATATTTTGGAACATTAACGTGGAATGGAGATAATTCCAGAGTGATGCACCTTGCAGATATTCCTAAATATGTTGCTTTAAAAATAGGAGACACCGTTGTTACAGATGGAAAATCTGCTATTTTTCCAAAAGGGGTAACGATAGGAACTATTGCCGGATATTCAGTAGACAATAAAACAGGCTTCTGGGATATCTCAGTAGAGCTGAGTGAAAAAATGGGAGCGTTGAATAAAGTGTATGTCGTGAAAAACCTGAAAAAAGCTGAAGTGCAGAAAATTCAGGACACGATGCAGGCTGTAATAAAAAAGGAAAATGATTAG
- a CDS encoding rod shape-determining protein MreD — protein sequence MISRTLFTDILIMIFLVALQIFVLNRITIFGKYTPVLYPVFVMFYPFFRNKFQFLALSFLIGLSVDGFLNTWGINAFATTLIAYFRTLIFRTSTDTSTDFFSFQSLQWAQFLLFLFSSIFLHQLVVQYIEFFKFSRFFEILLNVVITSIISFIFIVIYALIFKIKQKV from the coding sequence ATGATTAGCAGGACTTTATTTACCGATATATTGATCATGATTTTTCTTGTTGCATTACAGATTTTTGTATTGAACAGGATTACTATTTTTGGGAAATATACTCCGGTATTATATCCTGTATTTGTAATGTTTTATCCCTTTTTCAGAAATAAATTTCAGTTTTTAGCGCTAAGCTTTTTAATAGGGCTTTCTGTAGATGGGTTCCTCAACACATGGGGAATCAATGCTTTTGCAACAACACTTATTGCGTATTTCAGAACATTAATCTTCAGAACTTCTACAGATACATCTACAGACTTTTTTTCTTTTCAGTCCCTTCAATGGGCGCAATTTTTGCTGTTTCTGTTTTCCAGTATCTTCCTGCATCAGCTTGTAGTGCAGTATATTGAATTTTTTAAGTTTAGCAGGTTTTTTGAAATATTACTTAATGTTGTGATAACAAGTATAATTTCCTTTATATTTATCGTTATTTATGCATTAATATTTAAAATCAAACAAAAAGTTTGA
- a CDS encoding peptidoglycan D,D-transpeptidase FtsI family protein, which yields MNTRYLKIFSILVVIALIFVARLAYLQLFTDRYALNAANTSIKTEYVIPQRGVIFDRNGKILVGNQPAYEISFTQALMKPDFDTLGFCGLMQISKNDFINRINLIKKEKYYSKLTPMTFIKNLSREDIARVQEIIFKYPAFSIVSRPQRQYEVSTSGNLLGYTSEVNEREIKKDSVYYLPGDFIGKTGVEKSYEKELRGVKGVKYIQKDIKLRNIGSYKNGSLDKDVITGKDITLTIDYDLQRTAEEMLVNKHGAIVALDPNNGEVLVAATGPDIDPNLFTGPYKSKNLYALSKDTLYENKPTFDRSLQAGYPPGSTFKLLTALAAMQMGVMDEKTIFPCGGGFFYKGKRIKGHGGADPLIPSIQVSSNCFFTYAFIAIIKKYPGNPSKGVDEWKKIMSSFGVGEFLNNDFAVGAKGRIPSGDFYEKRFKAIMKASGSQRTDFKNWDEMSTGAIYNGMGQGDVLVTPIQLANYVAAIANKGWYYTPHIVKAIDGKPNPDPRFKVKHKTLVDEKHFEPVLKGMEAVVLRGTARGLKSNDFTQLAKTGTAQVPQGKDNSIFVLIAPADKPKIVVVAVMEHAGFGATWAGPACTVIAEKYITGDLKRENLYKKMITSSFMPEYKRQWIADLKRKGLYVDPKPDSIKQKRIKDSLERVKQQKAKLQKKIDEETKNNKKPIKQ from the coding sequence TTGAACACACGTTATTTAAAAATCTTTTCCATTCTCGTTGTTATCGCTCTTATTTTTGTAGCGAGGCTTGCCTATTTACAGCTGTTTACAGACCGGTATGCTCTGAATGCAGCTAATACTTCCATTAAGACAGAATATGTAATCCCGCAGAGAGGGGTTATTTTTGACAGGAACGGAAAGATCCTGGTAGGAAATCAGCCTGCCTATGAAATTTCATTTACCCAGGCCCTGATGAAGCCTGATTTTGATACCTTGGGTTTCTGTGGGCTTATGCAGATTTCTAAAAATGACTTTATCAACAGAATCAATCTTATTAAAAAAGAAAAATATTATTCAAAGCTGACCCCTATGACGTTTATCAAAAACCTCAGCAGGGAAGATATTGCAAGAGTACAGGAAATCATTTTCAAATATCCGGCATTCAGCATTGTTTCGAGACCTCAGCGTCAGTATGAAGTTTCTACTTCCGGAAACCTTCTGGGGTATACCAGTGAGGTGAATGAACGTGAAATAAAAAAAGATTCTGTATACTATTTACCGGGAGATTTCATCGGAAAAACAGGAGTTGAAAAATCTTATGAAAAAGAACTTCGTGGAGTAAAAGGGGTGAAATATATCCAAAAAGATATCAAGCTCCGAAATATTGGTTCTTATAAAAACGGATCTTTAGATAAAGATGTAATTACAGGTAAAGATATTACGTTAACCATTGATTATGATCTTCAGAGAACAGCTGAAGAAATGTTGGTCAACAAACACGGTGCAATTGTAGCTTTAGATCCTAATAATGGAGAAGTATTGGTTGCAGCAACCGGACCGGATATTGATCCGAACCTTTTCACAGGGCCCTATAAGTCAAAAAATTTATATGCCCTATCAAAAGATACTCTTTACGAAAACAAACCTACTTTTGACCGTTCTTTACAGGCCGGATACCCTCCGGGATCAACGTTCAAATTGTTGACTGCCCTGGCGGCAATGCAGATGGGAGTTATGGATGAAAAGACTATTTTTCCTTGTGGAGGCGGATTTTTCTATAAAGGTAAAAGAATTAAAGGTCATGGTGGAGCAGATCCGCTGATTCCTTCAATTCAGGTTTCCAGTAACTGTTTCTTCACTTATGCGTTTATTGCAATCATCAAAAAATATCCGGGAAATCCGTCAAAAGGTGTTGATGAATGGAAAAAGATCATGAGCAGTTTTGGAGTTGGTGAATTCTTGAATAATGATTTTGCCGTGGGTGCAAAAGGAAGAATCCCTTCAGGAGACTTTTATGAGAAAAGGTTTAAAGCCATCATGAAGGCAAGTGGTTCCCAGAGAACTGATTTTAAAAACTGGGATGAAATGTCAACCGGTGCTATTTATAACGGGATGGGGCAGGGAGATGTTTTGGTAACCCCAATTCAGCTGGCCAATTATGTAGCAGCTATTGCTAACAAAGGATGGTATTATACCCCTCATATTGTAAAAGCAATTGATGGAAAACCAAATCCTGATCCAAGATTTAAGGTTAAACATAAAACCCTGGTTGATGAAAAACACTTCGAACCGGTTCTGAAAGGTATGGAAGCGGTAGTTCTGAGAGGAACGGCAAGAGGGTTGAAATCCAACGACTTTACACAATTAGCTAAAACAGGTACAGCTCAGGTTCCGCAAGGAAAAGATAATTCTATTTTTGTATTGATTGCCCCGGCTGATAAACCTAAAATTGTTGTAGTGGCAGTAATGGAGCATGCCGGATTTGGAGCTACGTGGGCCGGGCCGGCTTGTACGGTAATTGCTGAAAAATATATTACAGGTGACTTGAAAAGAGAGAATCTGTATAAAAAGATGATTACCTCGAGTTTCATGCCTGAGTATAAAAGGCAATGGATTGCAGATTTAAAACGTAAAGGTTTATATGTTGATCCTAAACCTGATTCAATCAAGCAAAAAAGAATAAAAGATAGTCTGGAGCGGGTGAAGCAGCAAAAAGCCAAACTTCAGAAAAAGATAGACGAAGAAACTAAAAATAACAAAAAACCTATAAAGCAATGA
- the rodA gene encoding rod shape-determining protein RodA: MKWAEGIDKLGLGLYFLLCIFAIANIYSVDQKLGEKQLVFFCISLFVGLVIFVGRSKFFENMAGIIYIGGVLLLIGLFPFGKEILGQKNWYKFGSFTMQPVEFAKIGTALMLANYVSGPDFNLKNKKSLWTALAVIGIPAAVVLAIPDVGSMLVFIAFFIALYREGLSGMLFGVGFIFAGVFLVSLAIPPLYVVITILIIAGVLIAMNYHRMSWDVISISGISGSILLLCGLAFGSPYILEKLPKHQRERIEVLYKGEKAFRDTSGYNLLYSKTAIGSGGLTGKGYREGSVTQGKFVPEQETDYIFCTVGEEWGFIGSAVLVLCYMVYIGRIYYLAERQKSTFNRVFGYCFASILLMHFSINLGMVMGLFPTVGIPLPYFSYGGSSLLAFSMMTFIFFKLNYSDKNSLV; encoded by the coding sequence ATGAAGTGGGCAGAAGGAATAGATAAATTAGGTCTCGGACTGTATTTCCTGCTTTGCATTTTTGCTATTGCCAATATTTACAGTGTTGATCAGAAGCTGGGAGAAAAGCAGCTTGTATTCTTTTGTATTTCTTTGTTTGTAGGGCTTGTGATATTTGTAGGAAGAAGTAAGTTCTTCGAAAATATGGCAGGAATAATCTATATAGGCGGGGTTCTGCTGCTGATTGGTTTGTTTCCTTTTGGAAAAGAGATCTTGGGACAGAAGAACTGGTATAAGTTCGGAAGCTTTACCATGCAGCCTGTAGAATTTGCAAAAATAGGAACCGCTCTGATGCTGGCGAACTATGTTTCCGGACCAGACTTTAATCTTAAAAATAAAAAATCCCTTTGGACAGCACTTGCTGTTATAGGAATTCCTGCGGCTGTGGTGCTTGCTATTCCTGATGTAGGTTCCATGCTTGTATTTATAGCCTTTTTTATTGCTTTATACAGAGAAGGACTTAGCGGAATGCTGTTTGGGGTTGGATTTATTTTCGCAGGAGTATTTCTTGTTTCCCTGGCCATTCCTCCTCTGTATGTCGTTATTACGATATTGATTATTGCCGGAGTTTTAATCGCCATGAACTACCATAGAATGTCATGGGATGTGATTTCTATTTCAGGTATTTCGGGATCTATTCTTCTGCTTTGCGGACTAGCTTTTGGATCGCCTTATATTCTGGAAAAGCTTCCTAAGCACCAGAGAGAAAGAATTGAAGTGCTTTATAAAGGAGAAAAAGCATTCCGGGATACTTCAGGGTATAACTTATTATATTCAAAAACAGCAATCGGATCTGGAGGACTGACCGGAAAAGGATACCGCGAAGGATCTGTAACACAGGGGAAATTCGTTCCGGAACAGGAGACCGATTATATTTTCTGTACCGTTGGAGAAGAATGGGGGTTTATAGGAAGTGCTGTGCTGGTTTTATGTTATATGGTCTACATCGGACGGATCTACTATCTTGCAGAGCGCCAGAAATCCACTTTTAACAGGGTATTCGGCTATTGTTTTGCCTCGATTCTGCTGATGCACTTTTCAATCAATTTAGGGATGGTTATGGGGCTTTTCCCTACCGTAGGAATTCCGCTCCCGTATTTCAGTTACGGAGGAAGTTCTTTGCTGGCTTTCTCTATGATGACTTTTATTTTCTTTAAGCTGAACTATTCAGACAAAAATAGTCTTGTTTAG
- a CDS encoding pentapeptide repeat-containing protein yields MKDIYAVDQNFENTDLVQSPLEKGEYENCTFSNCNFEYTDLSGFTFTDCEFLGCNLSMVKLAHTAFRNVYFKECKMLGLQFSECNVFGLFFRFEDCMLNNSVFYGTSIKKTLFKNSKLIEVDFTDCDLSNSVLKGCDLSGAVFDHSNLEKADLRSSFNYSIDPVVNRLKKAKFSLSEVYGLLYKLDIEIDKGN; encoded by the coding sequence ATGAAAGATATATATGCAGTTGACCAAAACTTCGAGAATACAGACCTTGTCCAGTCTCCATTGGAAAAAGGAGAGTATGAAAACTGTACTTTCAGCAACTGCAATTTTGAATATACAGATCTCTCCGGTTTTACGTTCACGGATTGTGAATTTTTGGGCTGTAATCTCAGTATGGTAAAGCTGGCCCATACCGCTTTCCGAAATGTTTATTTTAAAGAATGTAAAATGCTGGGTCTTCAGTTCAGTGAATGCAACGTATTTGGCCTTTTCTTCAGGTTTGAAGATTGTATGCTGAATAACTCTGTGTTTTACGGAACTTCTATAAAAAAGACACTTTTTAAAAATTCAAAATTAATTGAAGTAGATTTCACAGATTGTGATCTTTCAAATTCTGTTTTGAAAGGATGTGATCTTTCCGGAGCCGTTTTCGATCATTCTAACCTTGAAAAAGCCGATTTGCGGTCATCGTTCAATTATTCTATAGATCCTGTCGTAAATAGGCTTAAAAAAGCTAAATTCTCTTTGTCTGAAGTATATGGTCTGCTGTATAAGCTGGATATTGAAATCGATAAGGGCAATTAA
- a CDS encoding C40 family peptidase produces the protein MKKRVLFYLVALVSTVSLQSCATNYVVSQPATYTKEYKTDAKLASIDNKKMEQDKQRLIDSFLAEKAASIANAKKAIKNSEIAKAVKYNKTIDNILTEAETYLGTPYRYGGMTRKGIDCSAFVLSVFGAAAGLSLPRVAASQAQEGERIEKENLQKGDLIFFSHGRRISHVGIVESVTEEGEVKFIHAATSKGVMVSSLNDSYWGPKYRFAKRVINENGDAYNNLASATPAATASF, from the coding sequence ATGAAGAAAAGAGTTTTGTTTTATTTAGTTGCTTTAGTTTCTACAGTTTCATTACAGTCTTGCGCTACAAATTATGTAGTTTCACAACCAGCAACTTACACTAAAGAATACAAAACAGATGCCAAACTAGCTTCTATTGACAACAAGAAAATGGAGCAGGATAAGCAGAGACTCATCGATTCTTTCCTTGCTGAAAAAGCGGCATCTATCGCCAACGCGAAAAAGGCTATTAAAAATTCTGAGATTGCAAAAGCAGTCAAATACAATAAAACTATCGACAACATTCTTACAGAAGCTGAAACTTACCTTGGAACTCCTTACAGATACGGAGGAATGACCAGAAAAGGTATAGATTGTTCAGCTTTCGTTCTTTCTGTATTCGGAGCTGCGGCAGGATTAAGCTTACCAAGAGTAGCTGCTTCCCAGGCTCAGGAAGGTGAAAGAATTGAAAAAGAAAACCTTCAGAAAGGAGATCTTATTTTCTTCTCACACGGAAGAAGAATCTCTCACGTAGGTATTGTAGAAAGTGTTACTGAAGAGGGCGAGGTGAAATTTATTCACGCTGCCACTTCAAAAGGAGTGATGGTTTCGTCACTGAATGATTCTTATTGGGGACCTAAATACAGATTCGCAAAAAGAGTAATCAATGAAAACGGAGATGCTTACAATAATTTAGCATCTGCCACTCCAGCAGCCACTGCAAGTTTTTAA
- a CDS encoding glutamine synthetase III family protein has protein sequence MSTLRFKALETLPFKDFRRDNSVEVPVKLSELFCQNVFSEETMREYLTKEAFQSIMDAVKKGTKIQRHIADQVAVAMKDWAMSKGVTHYTHWFQPLTGTTAEKHDSFFTPIEGGRAIERFSGNLLIQQEPDASSFPNGGIRNTFEARGYTAWDPTSPAFIMGTTLCIPSIFISYTGETLDYKAPLLRALNAVDEAATSVMQYFDKNVTKVTPTLGWEQEYFLVDSALYQSRPDLVITGKTLLGHSPAKGQQLDDHYFGSIPTRVMNFMKELEIECMKLGIPVTTRHNEVAPNQFELAPMFEEVNVAVDHNSLLMDIMARVAHKHHFHILFHEKPFAGVNGSGKHNNWSLATDTGENLLSPGKNPKKNLQFLTFFVNTIKAVYEYADLLRASIASASNDHRLGANEAPPAIISVFIGSQLFSVLEELEKVTNGKLSPEEKTELKLNVVGKIPEILLDNTDRNRTSPFAFTGNKFEIRAVGSSANCAESMTVMNTIAAKQLNDFKKEVDALIETGLKKDEAIFNVLREYIKQCKNIMFEGDGYSDDWAKEAKKRGLNNLKTTPEALKQEMNKKFLDLYEEVGVFTHREVEARNEIKLEKYSTVIDIEARVLSDIARNHIIPSALNYQNRLIENVKGLKEIFGDKEFKSLAKEQMSLITSISENVAKIKLGVEDLIKARETAKAVSDSQKQAEDYCNKVKPLFDAIRDASDDLEMMVDDELWPMTKYREMLFTK, from the coding sequence ATGTCAACTTTAAGATTCAAAGCGTTAGAAACCCTTCCATTTAAGGACTTCAGAAGAGACAACTCGGTTGAGGTTCCGGTGAAACTGTCAGAATTATTCTGCCAGAATGTTTTCTCAGAAGAAACTATGAGAGAATATCTGACAAAGGAAGCATTCCAGTCTATTATGGATGCTGTAAAGAAAGGAACTAAGATCCAGAGACATATTGCAGACCAGGTAGCTGTAGCAATGAAAGACTGGGCGATGAGCAAAGGAGTAACCCACTATACTCACTGGTTTCAGCCTTTGACAGGAACGACTGCTGAAAAGCACGATTCTTTCTTCACCCCGATTGAAGGAGGCAGAGCGATTGAAAGATTCAGCGGTAACTTACTGATTCAGCAGGAACCGGATGCTTCTTCTTTTCCGAACGGAGGAATCAGAAATACTTTCGAGGCAAGAGGTTATACCGCATGGGATCCTACTTCTCCTGCATTCATCATGGGAACAACCCTTTGTATTCCTTCGATCTTCATTTCTTATACTGGGGAAACTCTGGATTATAAAGCCCCTCTTTTAAGAGCTTTGAATGCTGTAGATGAAGCTGCAACCAGCGTTATGCAGTATTTTGACAAAAACGTAACGAAGGTAACTCCTACTTTAGGCTGGGAGCAGGAATATTTCTTAGTTGACTCTGCATTATACCAATCACGTCCTGACCTTGTGATCACAGGGAAAACATTATTAGGACACTCTCCAGCAAAAGGACAGCAGCTGGATGACCACTACTTCGGTTCTATTCCTACAAGGGTAATGAACTTTATGAAAGAACTGGAAATTGAGTGTATGAAACTGGGAATTCCGGTAACTACGAGACATAATGAAGTAGCACCCAACCAGTTTGAGCTGGCTCCGATGTTTGAAGAAGTTAACGTTGCAGTAGATCACAACTCTTTATTGATGGACATCATGGCAAGAGTAGCACACAAGCACCATTTCCACATTCTGTTTCACGAAAAACCATTCGCAGGAGTAAACGGAAGCGGAAAGCACAACAACTGGTCTTTAGCGACAGATACTGGAGAAAATCTTTTAAGCCCGGGAAAAAATCCTAAGAAAAACTTACAGTTCCTTACCTTCTTCGTGAATACCATTAAGGCTGTATATGAATACGCTGATCTTTTAAGAGCCAGCATTGCATCAGCAAGTAACGACCACAGACTTGGAGCTAATGAAGCACCTCCTGCAATCATTTCCGTATTTATCGGAAGCCAGCTGTTCAGCGTGTTGGAAGAACTTGAAAAAGTAACCAACGGAAAACTGAGCCCGGAAGAAAAAACAGAATTAAAATTAAACGTTGTAGGAAAAATTCCTGAGATCCTTCTTGATAATACAGACCGAAACAGAACTTCTCCTTTTGCGTTTACAGGAAATAAATTTGAGATCAGAGCGGTAGGTTCTTCTGCCAACTGTGCAGAATCTATGACGGTAATGAATACCATCGCAGCCAAGCAACTGAATGACTTCAAAAAAGAGGTGGATGCTCTTATTGAAACAGGCCTTAAGAAAGATGAAGCAATCTTCAACGTATTAAGAGAATACATCAAGCAATGTAAAAACATTATGTTTGAAGGAGACGGATATTCTGACGACTGGGCTAAAGAAGCAAAAAAGAGAGGCCTGAACAACTTAAAAACCACTCCTGAAGCTCTTAAGCAGGAAATGAACAAAAAGTTCCTTGATCTTTATGAAGAAGTTGGTGTGTTCACGCACAGAGAAGTTGAAGCCAGAAACGAGATCAAATTAGAAAAATATTCCACGGTAATTGATATTGAAGCAAGGGTATTAAGTGATATCGCAAGAAACCACATTATTCCTTCTGCTTTAAATTATCAGAACCGATTAATTGAGAACGTTAAAGGATTAAAAGAGATTTTCGGAGACAAGGAATTCAAATCACTGGCAAAAGAACAGATGAGTTTAATTACAAGCATTTCTGAAAATGTTGCTAAAATTAAATTAGGGGTTGAAGACCTTATTAAAGCGAGAGAAACAGCGAAAGCCGTATCAGATAGTCAGAAGCAGGCAGAAGATTACTGCAACAAAGTAAAACCATTATTCGATGCGATCAGAGACGCTTCTGATGATCTTGAAATGATGGTAGATGATGAACTTTGGCCAATGACTAAATATAGAGAAATGTTATTTACAAAATAA
- a CDS encoding DUF6909 family protein yields MTNSRARETTEAIERLYISMRHLFYRGFFKPGGVSGESIRSLLKTINPEIYGTMNIPNKLELDGLMYVLDRLPEGIEECAFIHLTSDEGFDKGSFEPIVPKKRRRNCYRIDEHQMNIEVLLGRSEIYDILTHLTFLFIEADKIRNLAFIKDENWKPTRAFKIIEEVVKGEKKFSRKEKEVALIHLSSLIGRTFDETLNAYNTFGDDQNPDRLFKIIYNLGKVSLEDAKQTREREIHFSAILKERVGHHYFGEKWANTVKDVLFENNLHMRPLHIISANMHSVKNMLYANDALKKKQTKEVDYKLYGDISDKKELRDKVSKYALEEGMIYINDKSGSNIDVQIIDLSKTDLKNTPFGDLKFGGDDVVMVFDYAFGEQAYEVMDELLRPYEHKGEVYMMKVKSVSIMGKAGILAGGKGDIMIPTSHIFEGTADNYPFENALKLDDFIDDELKAFEGPMITVLGTSLQNRDILSYFMNTSWKAIGLEMEGAHYQKAIQVASKIRHHISPDLFVMYAYYASDNPLETGSTLSSGGLGLTGVKPTYLITLRILEKILQSGKKEVSAKK; encoded by the coding sequence ATGACAAATTCTAGAGCAAGAGAAACAACAGAGGCTATTGAAAGATTATATATCTCTATGAGACACTTATTTTATAGAGGGTTTTTCAAACCGGGAGGTGTTTCGGGAGAGAGCATCAGAAGCTTGCTGAAAACAATCAATCCAGAGATTTACGGTACGATGAATATCCCCAATAAGCTGGAGCTTGATGGTTTGATGTATGTTTTAGACAGGCTTCCTGAAGGGATTGAAGAATGTGCTTTTATTCATCTTACATCGGATGAAGGGTTTGATAAAGGAAGTTTCGAACCAATTGTACCTAAAAAAAGAAGAAGAAACTGTTATAGGATAGACGAACACCAGATGAATATTGAGGTTCTTTTGGGCCGTTCCGAAATTTATGACATTCTTACCCACCTTACCTTCTTATTTATAGAAGCTGATAAAATCCGTAACCTGGCTTTCATCAAGGATGAAAACTGGAAGCCTACACGCGCCTTCAAAATTATTGAAGAAGTGGTGAAGGGCGAAAAGAAGTTCAGCAGAAAAGAAAAAGAAGTGGCCCTTATCCACCTTTCTTCTTTAATAGGAAGAACTTTTGACGAAACATTAAACGCTTATAATACGTTCGGGGATGATCAGAATCCTGACCGTCTGTTTAAAATCATCTACAACTTAGGTAAAGTAAGTCTAGAAGATGCTAAACAGACCAGAGAAAGAGAAATTCACTTCAGCGCTATATTAAAGGAAAGAGTAGGGCATCATTATTTTGGTGAAAAATGGGCCAATACAGTAAAAGACGTTTTGTTTGAAAACAACCTTCACATGCGACCGCTGCATATTATTTCTGCCAATATGCACTCTGTGAAAAATATGCTGTATGCCAATGATGCATTAAAGAAAAAACAGACCAAAGAGGTAGATTATAAACTGTACGGTGATATTTCCGATAAAAAAGAACTTCGTGACAAGGTTTCCAAATATGCCTTGGAGGAAGGAATGATTTATATTAATGATAAGAGCGGAAGTAATATTGATGTTCAGATCATTGACCTAAGCAAAACAGATCTTAAAAACACACCGTTCGGAGATCTTAAATTCGGAGGAGATGATGTGGTAATGGTCTTTGACTACGCCTTTGGTGAGCAGGCTTATGAAGTAATGGATGAGTTGCTGAGGCCTTACGAGCACAAAGGAGAAGTTTACATGATGAAAGTAAAGTCTGTTTCCATTATGGGTAAAGCGGGAATTCTTGCCGGAGGAAAAGGAGATATTATGATTCCTACGTCCCACATTTTTGAAGGTACAGCAGATAACTATCCTTTTGAAAACGCCCTGAAGCTTGATGATTTTATAGATGATGAACTGAAAGCTTTTGAAGGCCCGATGATCACGGTTTTAGGAACATCACTTCAGAACAGGGATATTCTTTCCTATTTTATGAATACTTCATGGAAAGCAATTGGTCTTGAAATGGAAGGAGCACATTATCAGAAAGCCATTCAGGTAGCTTCCAAGATCAGACACCATATTTCACCGGATCTGTTTGTAATGTATGCTTATTATGCTTCAGATAATCCTTTGGAAACAGGAAGTACACTATCTTCAGGAGGTTTGGGCCTTACAGGAGTAAAGCCAACCTATCTGATTACTTTAAGAATCCTTGAAAAGATTTTACAAAGCGGAAAGAAAGAAGTTTCGGCTAAAAAATAA